In Alteromonas sp. V450, the following proteins share a genomic window:
- a CDS encoding LysR family transcriptional regulator, giving the protein MNIEHLKLFVRIASTTNISLAGRELNISPAVASAHISKLEETLGVRLIHRTTRKVSLTDDGKLFLPHAQEVLDSIETAQAAVGSAAQTPQGTLRVTAPASFGRMHLIPALPEFLEQFPKLNIDFRFSDSILDVVEGGFDVAIRDAELKDSNLHAKKLADDRRIIVASKSYINKYGAPETPSDLKNHKVVNLTGLEVWEFKGSHGVTSVKTPNYLRMDNGEAVRDACIQGCGITLTATWCSYPHLESGELVQILQDYPLATDCALWAVYPSNRLLAPKVRAFIDFLAKRFSGTPYWDKKLCNILA; this is encoded by the coding sequence ATGAACATAGAACACCTTAAACTTTTTGTGCGTATTGCCAGCACTACGAACATTAGTTTAGCTGGCCGTGAGCTCAACATTTCGCCCGCTGTTGCCAGCGCACATATTAGTAAACTAGAAGAAACACTAGGTGTGCGGTTAATTCATAGAACCACTCGGAAAGTATCGCTTACCGATGATGGAAAGCTGTTTCTCCCCCATGCTCAAGAAGTGTTAGACAGCATCGAAACGGCACAAGCTGCTGTTGGCAGCGCTGCTCAAACGCCGCAGGGCACATTGCGAGTAACAGCCCCGGCTTCATTTGGTCGAATGCATTTAATTCCTGCGCTCCCTGAATTTTTAGAGCAATTCCCAAAACTGAACATCGATTTCAGGTTTAGCGACAGTATTTTAGATGTGGTAGAAGGAGGATTCGACGTCGCCATTCGCGATGCAGAATTGAAAGACTCCAATCTACATGCAAAAAAACTTGCTGATGACAGACGCATCATTGTCGCTTCTAAAAGTTACATCAACAAATACGGCGCCCCTGAAACACCATCCGACCTAAAAAATCACAAGGTAGTTAATCTTACCGGACTAGAGGTATGGGAATTCAAAGGGTCTCATGGGGTTACTTCAGTAAAAACGCCTAACTATTTGCGAATGGATAACGGCGAAGCGGTGCGCGATGCCTGTATTCAAGGCTGTGGCATTACCTTGACTGCTACCTGGTGCAGCTACCCTCACCTAGAAAGCGGCGAACTAGTTCAAATACTACAAGACTATCCCTTAGCCACAGACTGTGCACTATGGGCAGTATACCCCAGCAATCGTTTACTGGCACCCAAGGTTCGCGCCTTTATTGATTTTTTAGCCAAGCGCTTCAGTGGCACGCCCTACTGGGACAAAAAACTCTGCAATATTTTGGCTTAA
- a CDS encoding M48 family metallopeptidase: MNEYARYFNGYPSTIVEQALQLISNNRLQSYLLKKYPEAHEITNDKLLYQYATELKKQYLKNAPPFGRAAFRKQGDMITNALGTHTYRMQGKTRKHDLAINNDLLYAPEPLLKALVVHELAHFKEKEHNKAFYKLCCYMEPDYHQLELDLRLFCVAVAMGDNPYV, from the coding sequence GTGAATGAATATGCTCGATATTTTAATGGCTACCCCTCAACCATTGTAGAACAGGCCCTTCAGCTCATCTCGAATAACCGGCTGCAAAGCTACTTGTTAAAGAAATACCCAGAGGCCCATGAAATTACAAACGACAAATTGTTGTATCAGTATGCGACCGAATTAAAAAAGCAATATTTAAAAAATGCGCCACCATTTGGGCGGGCTGCGTTTAGAAAACAAGGGGACATGATAACCAACGCGTTAGGTACGCATACTTACCGTATGCAGGGAAAAACCCGTAAACACGATTTAGCTATTAACAACGATTTACTCTATGCGCCGGAGCCTTTGCTTAAAGCGCTGGTAGTACATGAATTAGCGCACTTTAAAGAGAAAGAGCACAACAAAGCCTTTTACAAACTTTGCTGTTATATGGAGCCTGACTACCATCAGCTTGAATTGGATTTACGGCTGTTCTGTGTAGCCGTTGCTATGGGAGATAATCCATACGTTTAG
- a CDS encoding CBS domain-containing protein: MSIAKIMSTRVVSVHMDDSLQSLRELFAATGFHHLVVVHDNKLQGIISDRDLLKSISPFVDTLSERKLDRATLDRKAHQIMTREVITLNPSDSVYSAIELFNTHKISCIPIIDTNRHPVGVVSWRDVMKFMQSRVEAKR, translated from the coding sequence ATGAGCATTGCGAAAATTATGTCTACGCGGGTGGTTAGCGTGCACATGGATGACAGCCTACAGTCATTACGCGAGCTCTTTGCTGCCACGGGCTTTCATCACTTAGTTGTTGTTCACGACAACAAACTGCAAGGCATTATATCTGACAGAGACTTATTGAAATCGATTAGCCCTTTTGTAGATACCCTAAGCGAACGGAAGCTTGATCGCGCTACATTGGATAGAAAAGCGCACCAAATCATGACCCGTGAGGTCATCACACTTAACCCAAGTGACTCTGTTTATTCGGCCATTGAGCTTTTTAATACCCACAAAATTTCCTGCATTCCTATTATCGACACGAATAGGCACCCGGTAGGCGTGGTATCGTGGCGCGATGTAATGAAATTTATGCAAAGTAGGGTAGAGGCAAAGCGTTAG